The genomic region AGACCACTGACACTGACCGAGAAGATTCTCTACTCCCACCTGGCAGACCTTCCTGCCACTCCCCTGAAGCGCGGATCAGATTATGCCGATTTTTATCCGGATCGTGTTGCCATGCAGGATGCAACGGCCCAGATGGCACTGCTGCAATTCATGTCGGCGGGTATTCCTCAGGTTGCTGTTCCATCAACGGTTCATTGCGATCACCTGATCCAGGCTGAATTCGGATCTGAAAAAGACCTCAATAAAGCAAATACCGAGAACAAAGAAGTCTATGACTTTCTGGCATCCGTATCTGAAAAGTATGGAATCGGGTTCTGGAAACCCGGTGCCGGTATCATTCATCAGGTGGTACTTGAAAATTACGCATTCCCGGGCGGGATGATGATCGGAACCGACAGTCATACTCCCAATGCCGGCGGACTTGGCATGGTCGCAGTCGGGGTGGGCGGTGCTGATGCGGTTGATGTCATGGCAGGAATGACCTGGGAACTCAAGTTTCCAAAACTCATCGGTGTGAAACTCACCGGAAAAATGAACAACTGGACTTCTGCAAAAGACGTGATTCTGAAACTGGCAGGTATTCTGACCGTTAAGGGCGGAACCGGGGCCATTGTGGAGTATTTCGGACCAGGAACTGAATCCATTTCTGCCACGGGCAAAGGAACCATTTGTAACATGGGAGCAGAAATTGGTGCCACCACCAGTGTGTTCCCGTATGATTCAAGAGTGGCAGACTATCTGAAGGTGACCGGACGCAAGGAGGTGGCCGCGCTTGCAGATGCCCATGCGTCTCACCTGAAGGCCGACCCTGAAGTGGCAGCCAACCCTCAGGCTTATTACGATCAGATCATTGAAATTGACCTGAATGAACTGGAACCCCACATCAACGGGCCCTTCACTCCTGATCTGGCATGGCCGCTTTCACGATTTGCAGAAGCAGTCAGGGAACATGGATATCCTGAGGAATTAAAAGTTGGTCTCATTGGCTCCTGCACCAATTCGTCCTATGAGGACATGGAAAGGTCTGCTTCGATCGTTCGGGATGCAGTTGCAAAAAAACTGAAGGCCCGGTCCGAGTTTATCATCACTCCCGGATCGGAGCAAATCCGGGCGACCATTGAACGTGACGGTCAGATGGAGGCTTTTTCCAAAGTGGGTGGAGTGGTTTTGGCCAACGCCTGCGGACCCTGCATCGGGCAATGGAAGCGTCATGATGTGAAGAAGGATGAGAAGAATTCCATTATTACCAGTTACAACCGGAATTTCACTGGCCGGAATGATGGGAACAATGCCACACACGCCTTCGTGGCCTCACCTGAAATCGTAACAGCCCTTTCCATCGCAGGTAAACTCACCTTCAATCCGCTCAGAGATACGCTGGTAAATGAGGAAGGACAGGCGGTAAGGCTCGAAGCACCTGCAGGAAAAGAACTTCCCTCCAAAGGATTTGATCAGGGAGAATCTGGCTACGTGGCTCCTGCAAAGGATGGTTCTTCTGTCAAGGTATCCATCAGTCCAACTTCAGACCGTCTTCAGGCTTTAACACCATTCGAACCGTGGAATGGGAAAGACCTTCTGAACCTGCATTTACTGCTGAAGGTGAAGGGAAAATGCACCACAGACCACATTTCACCGGCCGGTCCATGGCTCAAATACCGCGGACATCTCGATAACATTTCGAACAACATGTTTATCGGAGCCATTAATGCCTTTGGGTATGAGCCTGGCAAGGGAAAAAATCAGGTAACCGGCGAAGTAAAAAGCTTTTCCGATAATGCCAGGGCTTATAAAGCTGCAGGAACCGGCTGGATCACCATCGGAGATGAAAATTATGGTGAAGGATCGAGTCGTGAACATGCGGCCATGGAACCCCGGTGGCTGGGCGGACGGGTTATTCTTGTGAAATCATTTGCCCGTATCCATGAAACCAATCTTAAAAAACAGGGGATGCTTGCCCTGACTTTTAAATCGGCTGCGGATTATGACAGAATCCGTGAAGACGACCGGATTTCGATTCTTGGTCTGACCACCTTCACTCCGGGAAAATCACTGACCTGTCAGTTAACTCACTCAGACGGATCGTCGGAATCATTCGACGTATTGCATTCCTATAACGATCAGCAGATTGAGTGGTTTAAAGCTGGCGGAGCACTGAACCTGATTGCCGCAAAGTCTGGCAAATAATTCAAAGCGTTTCTGATCCCGGGGACTCTTCCGGGATCAGAAATTCCATCTGATCTGGATTGTTGCATCCTGACTCAACCCTGGTTTAACGGAGGAACCGGCATTCAGCACATCCGTCACCCGGGTCAATCCCCACTTGACAGAAACCGAAGGCCAGGGGTCCTCACTGATCGTAAACAACGCCGAATAACGGACTCCTTTCTGATACAATGCCCTGAAAACCATCAGACCCGGAACTTCAGGATCTGAAATAAATGGCCTGACCGTTGCATCATTCACAACAAACCAGCTCATCTGACTGACTGCACTCCACCATGAATCAGGGGTCGTCGTCAGCCGGATGGTGATGGCAGTACCCTCTTTTGATTGAGTGACATTTTTAAGAAAGTCCCATCTGAATAGTACCACATTGGTTTCCCCGAAGGATTGTTTCCAGGAAACCTTCCACTTTCTCCTTTCTGCTGGTTCCGGTCCTTTGTCTGCAGATAAAGCCATTCCCAACCGGCAATCGCTGTTTTTTCCGGTCCGGAATGTGCCTGAGATGATCCAGTCCGAGCCGGAAGCCCGGCTGTTCTGACCGGGATCCGGGTAAATCTGTTCCCATCGGTCCAGTATCACAGCTGCTTTCCAGCCGACCGTCCGGTAGTCAAGACCGGTATATAAGCCAGCCTCATTCCCAGTCAAAGGGTTTCCCTCCGAAAGCATGCCAGAATAAAGCGACGGTTCGGTCACTCCCAGGTATCGGGTCATAACCATCGACCGGAATCCAGCGGGCAACTGCACCAACCAGGCAGCAGTCCCCGACCATTGTCGTTCAGAAAACAACCACTCGCCCGCCAGATGATTTCCGGGAGCCCTGTGCTGAAAGGCACCACCCCATCCCGTCTGGTTTCCGGGTTTCAGACTTCCCTTCTTCCTGACCGGACTGATATCCTGCAGTTTCTCCGTAGCCACTCCGGATTGATACTCCTTTCTGAAAGCATGAATCTGAATTTCCCCGGATGAAAACTGGTAGCCAATCCAACCGAACTGAATGGATTCGATAAGTTTTGCCCTTCTTTCAATTTCTGTTTCGGTGACATGCAGACCATCGGTATCGGGATGAAGGAAAACGTTCTGCGGCTGATCCTGCAGCCTGTATCCGTATCCATCCACCCGACGGTGGGACAAACCCATTGCCAGATGCCATTGTTTCCATCCGGTTTCAGATGCAAAACCAAAGGCTCCGGCTCCTTCAAAGGAACCGCTCCAGGGTTGAATGGTCGTTTTCCAGCTTTGCGGAACCGTCAGCAATTGGTCGCTTTTCATGGGCGGATAGGCCGACCCCCAGGCAAGACCTGCACCAAATCGCGGGCGGAAATGTCCAAGGGTCACAGACCGGATCCAACCCTTTTCAGACTGATAATGAACATAACCCACCAGATGATCGGCGAAACGGGATTCACCCGGATCTCTTTCGGCCGTCATTCCGGCCGACCAGTTTTGAAAGAAACGGGAACGAATGGTGGTTACCTGCCGGTAATCGGTCCATTGATCAGAAAGTCCGGAGGAGGTTGTCCGGTGTGACAGGAGTGTCTGACCGGGAGTTTTCAGCTGACACAGACCATCCTGGTTCCATAGCAGGTGACTGGCCCAAACCGGATCCACGCCAGGAATGGAGGCCAGATCTGCTTCCGATCTGATGGGAGAAAGAAACCGGTAGCGATAGATGCTATCCACCGAAGCTCTTCCGTCTGGGGTTGCCCACCTGATCAGTTCTGAGTAAGAAGCTGTGTTCAGATTAAACCAGTTTTCATCACCGGATTCTTCTTCATAAAGGGCGGATTGGCCTGACCGATCAAACAAGGCATCCTCATCCACCTGAATGGTTTGGGGAAAACCTTCTGAGCAGAAAAGCACCGCCATCAGGAAAAACCCGAATCGGATGCAAGACATAAAAGTGGTAAAGTTTACTTACGGGATCGTTTGCTGGAAAAGGGCTGAACAGGCGACCAGAACGGCCGTTTCGGTTCTCAGGCGGGTCGGGCCCAGGTAAAGTGCCCTCCAGCCATTCGAAGTTCCGAAGGCCAGATCTGCCTCGGACCATCCCCCTTCCGGACCGAAAAATACAAAAATATCTTCAGGTTCTGAAACAGGAACTTTCCGGATGTTTTCTGAGGATTCCAGGCGCTTCTCATGCGCGATCCAGGCTGAAGGATTGGATCCGGTTAAAGACGGAAGTTCTTCAAAATGGGAAAAGCCGATGATTGGCAACCAGGACCCGAGTGACTGGTTCATGGCGGAAACAGCCAGTTTCTCCCAGCGGTCCGCCCTGAAATTTCCTTTTACGGTTCTGGAGGATTCAATTGCAACAATCCGGTGAACCTGCATTTCAGTCAGTTTTTCAATCACCCAATCCAGACGTGCAGGCTGTTTGAGTAATCCGATTCCCACAGTCAGCCGGCATGGCCAGACCGGTTCTACCTTCGCTGCAGAGACCACCTGTGCGACCGCTTCTTTTTTTGAAGCATGGGTAAGCACACATTCTGATCGGGTTCCCCTGCCGTCTGCCAGCCAGAACCGGTCCCCCACAACCATTCTCGACACACGGATGGCGTGATGATGCTGCTCATCCGATAGGCGGAAACCGGATTGAACGGGATAAATTACCGGGTCGTAAAACTGATCCGCCATCAGAATGCAGTTCCTGAGCTGATCCAAAACGTCAGATCACCCTGCTGATTAAAGGCCATCTCGGCCTTATAATTGAGCGAGTAAGGTAAAATCAGGTTAAAGGAAATTCCTGCACCCATCAGCGGCCGTTCATAATAACGGATCAGATCCTCTCGCTTCAGATAGTCCATCAGAGCCGGATATACCTCTCCGGGTTCTTTGACCCAGCCGGCATCGACGAACGCAGATGCATACAATCCCCACCGGAATTCTCTGAACTGATCGATAGGCATCCATTGAATAGTAAATGTGTAAGGAGTCACCAATGGTGTCCTGAGTTCTGCCTTCGCCACGATCCG from Bacteroidota bacterium harbors:
- a CDS encoding 16S rRNA (uracil(1498)-N(3))-methyltransferase, coding for MADQFYDPVIYPVQSGFRLSDEQHHHAIRVSRMVVGDRFWLADGRGTRSECVLTHASKKEAVAQVVSAAKVEPVWPCRLTVGIGLLKQPARLDWVIEKLTEMQVHRIVAIESSRTVKGNFRADRWEKLAVSAMNQSLGSWLPIIGFSHFEELPSLTGSNPSAWIAHEKRLESSENIRKVPVSEPEDIFVFFGPEGGWSEADLAFGTSNGWRALYLGPTRLRTETAVLVACSALFQQTIP
- a CDS encoding aconitate hydratase, translating into MVFNLDMIEKAYKTMGERVPAARKLLGRPLTLTEKILYSHLADLPATPLKRGSDYADFYPDRVAMQDATAQMALLQFMSAGIPQVAVPSTVHCDHLIQAEFGSEKDLNKANTENKEVYDFLASVSEKYGIGFWKPGAGIIHQVVLENYAFPGGMMIGTDSHTPNAGGLGMVAVGVGGADAVDVMAGMTWELKFPKLIGVKLTGKMNNWTSAKDVILKLAGILTVKGGTGAIVEYFGPGTESISATGKGTICNMGAEIGATTSVFPYDSRVADYLKVTGRKEVAALADAHASHLKADPEVAANPQAYYDQIIEIDLNELEPHINGPFTPDLAWPLSRFAEAVREHGYPEELKVGLIGSCTNSSYEDMERSASIVRDAVAKKLKARSEFIITPGSEQIRATIERDGQMEAFSKVGGVVLANACGPCIGQWKRHDVKKDEKNSIITSYNRNFTGRNDGNNATHAFVASPEIVTALSIAGKLTFNPLRDTLVNEEGQAVRLEAPAGKELPSKGFDQGESGYVAPAKDGSSVKVSISPTSDRLQALTPFEPWNGKDLLNLHLLLKVKGKCTTDHISPAGPWLKYRGHLDNISNNMFIGAINAFGYEPGKGKNQVTGEVKSFSDNARAYKAAGTGWITIGDENYGEGSSREHAAMEPRWLGGRVILVKSFARIHETNLKKQGMLALTFKSAADYDRIREDDRISILGLTTFTPGKSLTCQLTHSDGSSESFDVLHSYNDQQIEWFKAGGALNLIAAKSGK